Proteins from one Malania oleifera isolate guangnan ecotype guangnan chromosome 4, ASM2987363v1, whole genome shotgun sequence genomic window:
- the LOC131153668 gene encoding uncharacterized protein LOC131153668, with the protein MNVLNRPYAYSKMDSEDPEERKHRRAQFLIYKALKKADVCRRRPSCLRVRICRLKIKIGRRLKRLRGSVLLSMSIAKARLQRQVSSRLKAIKRLLRSGNETMASFPPLFST; encoded by the coding sequence ATGAATGTGCTAAACAGACCATATGCTTACTCTAAGATGGACAGTGAAGACCCAGAAGAGAGAAAGCATCGGCGGGCCCAGTTCTTGATCTACAAAGCTCTCAAAAAAGCCGATGTTTGCCGGAGAAGACCTTCGTGCCTGAGAGTGAGAATTTGCAGGCTGAAGATCAAGATTGGGAGGAGGTTGAAGAGGCTGCGGGGGAGCGTGTTATTGTCCATGTCCATAGCCAAAGCTCGCCTTCAAAGACAAGTTTCGAGCCGGTTAAAAGCAATTAAACGCTTGCTTCGCAGTGGAAACGAGACCATGGCCAGCTTTCCACCTTTGTTCAGTACTTGA